A window of Zonotrichia leucophrys gambelii isolate GWCS_2022_RI chromosome 6, RI_Zleu_2.0, whole genome shotgun sequence genomic DNA:
TGGCCTTAGCCACTGCCTGAAAAGGGTAGCTTTTATCCACTGGTAAATATAcctaaaaaaaggaagagaatcTGCCTAGTAAACAATTTATCCTGAGATCTGACCATGGAGCTGATCCTGTGCAGGCACATTTTGTGTCTGGTGAATCTTCTTGCTGGATCAGGCCTCCAGTCACACTGATCTTTAGAACTCATTCAGGTTCCCCTATTCTTGAAACACTTCTTTTAGACTGTGTTACATTAAAACTTTGGGATATTGCACTGATAACATTTAGAAAGTCAGCTATGTTCAGTGTTTCTAAAATAGCACTTTTTgcagttgtcttttttttcttctgaaactcTGGTTTCATTTAGAGACTGGATGAACACCATGTTAAAGAATGAGATTATAAATTAGTTAAGCAATTAATACCTCTTCAACTTCCCCTGCAACAAGCAGTGTCCATGACATTCAGTGCATAAATCACAGACTAATTCAGTTTTGAGGTCCCTTTTgtagtttattttaattagctCTAGGCCTACTCTAAATCAAGCAAGGCAGTCCTGACATATATCTagcattttgctgctttgcagacAGAATGTATAATTTCTTACTTGAAAATTTGCACTTTTATATTAATCATGTATATATTCAGCAAATCCTCCTGgtcattttattaataaaaaattaaaagtccACATTACCCCTATAAAATCATGTTGAGGTGAATATTTAACACAGGAATATGACTTCTGTGCTAgaacaaaggcagctgtaatCTCACAATATAAGAACAAAGACTAATAGACTCCAAACAGagtttaaaattctttctttttttgctctaatttctttttttgcagaaaGCAGGAAACAACAATTTCCCATTCTCTTCTCATGACAACAGACATGACATATGCAATGCAGTCGAGTATTTTGACCTGGTGAGTACCCAGCACTGAGGCAAATCAAGCAACTTCAGATCTATTGGTCTGCCAGAGATTAAACACAGCATCTTTTCTGTcccctaaaaaagaaaaaaagaaaaaaaaaaagagaaaatttatgCTAAAACtgtgagaagagaaaaatgtaaatagcaaagaaaaatgcactttttattAGTAGACGGCTGGAACATCTCTGGGACTGTCATTGAGAATGGTATGATtcaaagagaagcaaaaaacCATGATTTGGGTCTCTGacattttctaatattttctaatattcctgttttggttttgtaccCAGTTAAATGTCCTATTAGTCTGCTCTAAGTGATTTGCCTTGCAATGAATTTTTGTAGATATCTCAGGAACTTCTAATTTGCGGTCCCAAATATTCGGACTCATCTTTATCATAAATTTAAGCAAAATCCATAGGATACCCACAAGATATCTCAAAAACTAATTCTTTGGATTCTTTACAATACACCTGTTTAAATTTATGCTGCAGAAGCCTCAACTTTGACtagaattaaatttttttgggcttttctcTGTGGGCAACAGTTTCATGTTCTTCCATTCCCCTTAGATTGTTGGTATTATTCCAGGCAGCAAAAGAAATAGTGCAGTTCACAGGGTAATGAGTAAAGGAGGAATCAGTGAATTGTGATATAGAGTGTTTGTCTGATTTTGGGCTCTGTCAGGCCTAGACTTTTTAGAATTCATTATTCACTGAGTAACCTCAATTTCTGTGCACTTTGGGCAGTGTCTCATTGTTGTACAGATACCGATCAACCATAATTCCAGCTAAATTTCCTGCGAGCTGTGGAGTGTGAAAATCAGGCTCTGTCTCTCTGTGTTTGGACACACAAGGGATAGCACTGAAGATTCAGATTTCATGGTCTGTCTCAGTTTCTTTATTGCAATCCAAACCTGGAATTATTAACCTATTTCTTTGGGTGCCTCTGAAGATTAATTTAGCCGAGTGTAGCTAAATAGCCTTGAGTAGCTGGTGTGCTACAGAAATGCAGAGTAAAAGTGGTTTATTAGCTCTGAGAGGTGGAAGGTCAGCAGATTTCCCATTATATATGCAACCAAAAATGTTCATACAGGCGAGTCTGgcaatattatttttaacttgCTAAAGGTCGACCGTGAGTTCTTGCAATCACTGTGGTAACAGCTTCGTTCACTTCCCAGTGGGGTAGTGACTGCTACAAGATTCATCTGTGAAGCTGTGACTGCAAGTCATATGGTTGCATGAATTTTAGTTTCCTGGTTTTTCCCGTAGGGCATGGGCGTGAGGAAGTTGGATCCAGAGAAGCAGAGACAGAACTCCCATAACTTCTTCGAGTGGTCTCGCGCGCCGGGCCGGAGCAGCCGCGAGGGCTTCGTCACCGTCTACCAGAGCACGTTTGTGTCGGGTCAGAGCCCCGAAAATGACGAGCAGTGTCACAGGCGCTACCCCAAACACCACTGCCAGAGCCACAGCGACCAGCAGCAACGCTCCAGCACACCTGCTACTGAGGATGAGACAGCCCTGAAGCCATCCCAGACACCCGAGACACCCGAGACACCCAAGACATCTTCACCAGCCAACACCTCTGGAACACCCACCGAGCACGTGTGAACTGTTCACTACTCAAAGCAATGGTGGAGGAATAAACATTGAGTAAAATGCACCTGGCAGTACCTTGAGAGTTCATTACCTTGCATTGCTCTGAATACATGCATTTCTAGAAAAGCTTTAAAGAAGAGGAGCACCgccatccctgggcagccattccagaactttatcaccctttctgtaaaacatttttttcctaatatccaacctaaatttcccttggtgcagcttgaggctgtgtcctctggttctgtcagtgctgcctggagaaagagcccaagcccacctgagcacaggcacctttcaggagctgcagagagtgatgagggcagccctgaatctctttttttccaggctgagcacccccagctccctcccttccctctgagcagcagctcagtgctcccagtgcccccagccatgggcagtgGATGGGGCTGAGGGCCTTCCCAGTTATAAGGAAAAACAGGATTGTGCTTTTTTTTAGACATATGTCTGCTAGGGGAACACAGACAGGGATTGTGCTTGTGTTACCTGATACTGGGTGCCCCTCATCTTGATACAAAAGCTCCTTCAGCTTCTGAGTCAGTGGCAGGGCTGTACCTcaggcagctggcagcacctgTACTGACACAGCAGCACAATGGACCTGGATCCTGGAGGGATTCCCACAGCAGGGAGCCAAAGCCCTGTGTGCTCAGGCAAGAGAGAAACCTTTCGGAAAGGTTTCATGGCTGACAGGCAGGTGAGCAGCCATTAGAGAAAGCAGATAAAAAAGAAGCTGTGCAAAATCAGTGTCCTGTTTGGTAAAAGCACAGCAGTTGtagaagtgaaaaaagaaagagtgtTGTGAACAACATTTGTGCACTCAAAAATTTGATTCATGGctataagggggaaaaaaacttgaGCTGAAGTGAAAGGCTGCATGGAGGTTTGAGTTTGGGGTGGACTGGATCTTAGAAAGAGCTCATGATTTTATAGTTACATGTCCCCAAGGAAGATAATTCAAACCCAGTCCTCCAAGCACTCTGCTCCCAGAATATTCACTGGTGTTAGGATGTGGCAGGCAGTTGAGTCACACCTCGAGTCAGACCTCCAGATGAtgtgttttcctcttctggaTCATTTCCATTAAtatcaataaaataataagCTAAGCTATGTGTCTTGAAATATCCTACAAATAAGCTTGTTGCTATGCAAAATAATGTTGactaaaaaaaatcataagTTTATgagataatttcctttttttacaagataaatggaaaaataaacccTTGACCCTTCGAATTCCCTGCATTGTAAGAGCTGCCTTGAACATGAGCTCAGTTACAAAATGACATTTCTGCCTTTCAGTGAACAGATGCATTTTTTGCTATCAGCAGGCAGTGGCTGAGGGCCTTTTTGTGTGCCATCAAAATAGATGGGATTAGATTCCCCAAACGTGTAGCATGTTTATTAGCACATGTTGAAATAATAAactcatttttttaatggagtcCCCCCTCTTAGAGTTCTTGGGGTGCTACACAATACATCAAAATCCAAAACATCAATGAACAAtgtaaaaccaaataaaaagcCAAGTAACATAGTGCTATTAAAAAGAATTGCATTTTCTCAAAGTCAAGACAGCCTGCCTGACAGCTCCAGAGTCAGAATTTCCAGAGCTTTAGCCAACAGTTTCATCCCCAGACTGATTCAGAACTGAAGTGTGTGCCAATCACATGGTGAATGAAGTGCCCCATGCTGCTTGGCAAACTCCAAAGGGCAATTTTGGACCTCCATCAGAAGGAAGGAACACATTCTTGTTCCATTAGTAATGTTTATCTGTGGTTTAGCATTACAACTGGATGTGGTGAAATAAATTGCTGGAGTTTGTTATGCCTTAAGATACCAATAGAAACActccagatttctttttcccccctttttctttttttttcttcccatttttggtTAAAATgtggctttaaaaaaagaaaaaaaatgtacctGTGGATTATTGCATATTTTCAACTGTATTCTAATAAAGATTGCAGAGGAGAAAGTGAAGAGATCATGAATCCCttataaactgaaataaactgTGGTGGGTTGAATAAAGCAGGTGATTCCCACACatctcatgctctgccagtgttTCTTGGGTAAATAACAGGAGACACTGAATTTGGAAATGAATAATGAATTCCTCAGATAAATTTGTGTACTTTGGATAGAAACCATCAGTTTGTTTACTCTTGTGATAATACTGTGTCTGTGAGGAAGGTCCTGTTGAGTTAAAACAGTTTTGaacatgcattttcttttgtttgtttctttgggaaTGGAAGAAATTGAAATAAGGCTGATGACTCCCCTGAAGTTTTCGGGTCAGTGCAGGACAGTGCTCTTGGCTGGGAGTTCTTTGGGATCAGGTGGGTGTAGGTGGGCTCAGCAGAATGATCACACTGTGGGTTAAATCAGCCAAATACTGTTCTAAGTGCTGCTGATAAGGATGGACTTCTTTTGTGCAttgttatatttaaaaaatcaaacccaaacaCCCTCTTTACAGGAACAGCAGCCTCATCCTCCAGTCCTTTCCAAGGAGTATTGGTGTCCTCTGTTTTTTCTCCTGGGCATGCATCAATGTAGGGACTGCCTGTGCAGCATTTTTAGGAAATCTTTTTTGTGTTAATTTAAAAGAGTTTCAGTGTGTTACTTAAATTCACAGAACTGaaacaaaatcaattttaaaaagtcaaaccagagggctgagcaggctccccagggaatgggcacagccccagggctgcacagctccaggagggtttggccagcactgccaggcccagggtgggatggtggggtggctgtgcagggccaggagctgcactgaggATCCTGTGGGac
This region includes:
- the TEX36 gene encoding testis-expressed protein 36, translated to MAKDGSEHSGGHSSDWFTHDGLELGELESVTSSSLKHVLNSVAAVGQEHRMPLQYKARVQKAGNNNFPFSSHDNRHDICNAVEYFDLGMGVRKLDPEKQRQNSHNFFEWSRAPGRSSREGFVTVYQSTFVSGQSPENDEQCHRRYPKHHCQSHSDQQQRSSTPATEDETALKPSQTPETPETPKTSSPANTSGTPTEHV